In the genome of Streptomyces aquilus, the window GCACCCCGCCTCGGGGGGCCGCAGCCACACGGCGGCCCCCTGCAGGGCGCCGGACGCGCTCCGGCTGAGCGACGGCCGAGGGCCGGTGGAGCCCGGCTCCAGCGGGCGCGGGCAGGTTCCGCCGGACCAGGGCAGTACGTCCGGCGGGCGCGGGCCGGCACCGCCGGGCGGCGTCACGCCGCCGTCGGAGGGCAGGGGCGCGGTCATCGTGTCGCCCTCTCCCAGTGTGCTCAGGTCGAGCCGCAGCGACCCCCACTCCAGCCAGTCCAGGACCCCGGGCACCTCCTCCGCGCTGCCCGCGGCCAGCAGCAGCCGCATCCGTCCGTCCTGCACGGCCACCGGAGAGCCCGGCGCCAGATGGCGCAGCGCGGCCCGGCCCGCCT includes:
- a CDS encoding SCO3374 family protein; protein product: MVGTLPPAAPPLTAAPTVPLPRRPLDASDQVRRWYENDLGWPTVPDGPGTPVRLCVGPLFDVLDVPAEAGRAALRHLAPGSPVAVQDGRMRLLLAAGSAEEVPGVLDWLEWGSLRLDLSTLGEGDTMTAPLPSDGGVTPPGGAGPRPPDVLPWSGGTCPRPLEPGSTGPRPSLSRSASGALQGAAVWLRPPEAGCEVEASLPTLSALGGGGGAPDLVRVLDTVATQCHRLRLRACAQPPAFS